A window of Glycine soja cultivar W05 chromosome 13, ASM419377v2, whole genome shotgun sequence genomic DNA:
atctttaataataaaatttgtatcttttatattaaataacatgATATAATCATATTAAGATTAGAATGACATAATTTTTGACAGAtactataattaataaatgttacATCTAACTATAGTGAGTTTTAATttatagataaaatatatatttttatttgtctatTATTACCACAAAgcagagtaaaaaaaatgttagttaaCTACTATATGTCTATATCCTTAAATAAGTAGTCAAGAATTCGATCTTTAAGTTTTTATATATGCAAAAACATATATTAAGAGAAACAAGTCATTTAATAAATAGTTAggttttatatttcaataaattaatttttataaatcttGAACGAGAAATAtcctgaattaaaaaaaaatgctgacTGTGACTGGCTCCGTGGCTCGGAAATACAAGTTGATTCAGAAACACTTGGCTAGTCCAAGATTAAAATGCAGGTAGATCCCATAGTATAATATAATGCAATATAAAATTCAATGACACGTACTACCCCTTTACATGTCGGTTCCAACCCCTTTGCATTTGCTTTTATTGGGTCACTTTCCAGTTTCCACTATAAATTCCATTTTTTCCTCATTAATTTCGAGCAAACGGTGAGTATAATTTCATCGCATGACGCGGtacttttctaatttttctctttttttgaaaaattaaattatattaaatccaaGATGATATAACAATAAATTCGACATATCACGcaacacaaaaaaacaaaaattttcctAATACAAAAAGACCTAAATCAAGATGCTAAAATAAATGTAACAGATGCGCttgtttatacataaaaaatttaatattgttaataacctctattacaaaaaattaataatcttcaaaaatcaatttattcctAGACAACCAGATATAACCAGATATATATAATAGACCGTACTTGCTATATCCAGGCTACAAAATTGTccttgttctaatttttctttcttgtttctaCATCTCTAGTCGCTTCCCCATTTAGAATACCGTTTTCCAGCTGCAACAAATGTTTTTAACGTTGAGATGACGTACTATGTAACATCTATGAGTTCCCTCTCCTTCATATATAGACATGGCAATGGAGCGGGTCCGGTACGGGTATTGTCTCTCCAATCTCTTACCTCGACTCCTCAACATATCTCCATACCCGTACCCGATACCCGACGGGTTTGAGTTTATTGTCCCATCCCCGTACCCGTCGGGTACCCGTCAGGTATCGGGTATCTCCAACCCCGTTCCACACaccatttagaaaaatattttttttgtaaaaaaatattaaaaatttgattttagaaaaaaaataaattgattgttaaacatttatttttaactacttatatatcaataaatttattataacgcGTGTGTCtacataaatagttaagaaaataatattaaattatgtaaaaattttaaaataaaattaactagtaataaaaattatatgccttttgattaaattatacaaaaattctaaagattttaagtggCAGGGCGGGTTCGGGTTCGGGGTCGGGACGGGTCTAGTAATCCCATACCCGTACCCGTACCCGACTTTTGGTTATCGGGAAAAACCTGAACCCGAACCCATACCCGGTCAACTCGAATATTACTCGTCAAAGTCAGGACGAATTCGACGGATACACGTTTTCTTGCCATGTCTAttcatatattaacaaaattgttttaatgACTTACTATTGAATGCTTTTTAACTTCTAACatattaattactcttttttttttttattaataatccaTATTGCTATTCCTACCCAAGAAAGTCTTAACCAGCAGTTTTACatttataaaattcaacacaatattacattgaaattctttttaaaaacttattacttaacatatataataagcttgtaaaatccattttaaaataaaatattaatttcatttacgACTTTATGTCTAAGATGAGGATAAATAATAGGATTGTTATATACATTACAAATCTATATGAGTTTGGGTATAAAGGGAATTTAAGTTTCTTAAGTAGGTggttttagtttatatatattattactgattaaattttttaaatacattctAAATTgctgattaaattttatttgaaatttctaaattattttattaatgatttctcattaaagattaaaggaaaaaaaaacatgtatgcGTGTGTATTATTTACTCTCGCGTTGACTTTGGTGGAACGATTCATTTTGATCAAGTCTCTGTTTTTCTATGCATATAAAAGGGATAAGAGAGAAATTTATAAATTCGGATGCCAGACTCGATAATAATTAGATTAGATTagttaatcataaaatttaatttatatatttaaaattatgtatttaaactGACAATATAGGttgaagtaaaaaaacaaaaaaaaactgacaATATGGGTTCAATTTTATCTTCTTGTTTTGTGATGGCTTTTAATGTccttttttagtaaaatttgaGCCAAAACGAGTCTGTGCttaatatgtaatttatttttaaaaaaagtgtatcagaatatatatttttagcttCAATAGAAGAGAAAAAGGTCAAGAGCGGGGGCGAAACTTGTATATTTCCTTAATTCTTGATTTGATTTGGTACCGACGTTTACCATCCAAATGCTAGACAGCGGAAACAAGGAGAAAATTCACTTATAATTCACCCTATTATCATGACCTGCAAAATGCCAAAAAATCAAGATTAATTTGGAAAAAGTAATTAACATCATGTTTAATTATGATGAGACAGATCAATTAATTACCAATAAATACTACTCCTTGACATAACTCTATTTAAGTATTTATCACACTTAATTACCCAGCTTATATGAGATTCATGAAAGTATAATTGAGATAGGGAGGAACTATATAGAATTTCCTGAAACAAATtgctaagaagaaaaaaagaagtaaaagcgTGGGAAAATTAGTGTGACACAAAAGTCAACAATTTCAATCCCTGGTCAGCTTGTGTGTCTCTATGTGGGGACCTTGATAAGTTCATAGCTTACGCTAACATTTCGATTACCAAGATTGATCTGATATTTGCATGACTTGCTTCTATTTTGCtaagaattttgtttttttttggtaatgatAGTCGTAGTATTTTGGTAAAAGACTTTGTTGACATTTAAAGATTTTTCTATTTAATGGTAGTAATTTGCAGCTTTTTGAGTAATGCATCATGCATGTTTTGGACGGAcgcttttaataaaattaattacaacattttatatattataattattttatgcatGCATTAAATGCACAATTATTATGAAACAAATGCTGATTAATTTCTggatattgattaagaaattaaatttttaataaaatatgtaaaattatacTCTTACATTAatattcataataaatgttttattattttaattccttaatcaATATCTTAAAAACAGATTAACAAGACCCTTATTATTATAGTATTCTTTGGTCTCAAATTACATGACGTTTAAAGTTTtcacatattaaaaaatgtaactaatttattgaattttaagtAACTTcataatatatcatttatttttaattaataacacatttatttttcttatacattATTTTCAATACGTATTAATTAtggagaaaatatttaatacaagattattttataaaatgatatttattttgaaatgattttttcttatgATCTAAAATGGATGGAATAATATGTTTTCAACTGAGTCTAGTTTACgagccattttttttatttacacttaaaaaaaaataaaataaaaggtctTAAAAAAACacctaaaaataatataaaataacctTCAATCCACATTaacattttgttgttgttcttcttctttttccataCGGATCGAACAGTGCAAATCAGAATTTTGACAGGTTGACGGCTAAAAGAAGTAATGGCAGTAGCAATAACTTCTAAAGAAGAGTAAGTAGCTGCAGCAAAAAAGTAAGGAGCTGGTTATCTCAGTTTTTAATCAAATTGTAcatgtatttaattaaaatataattatttaaatagcaTATAGTACAAGTTTaccatttataatttattatcattttaacattaacattttattgataatttttttattaattataattttacaataaacataataaaatgcaattaaaagtattaaatatttcttttaattattatacttaCTTTATTACTTATGggatattttacattatttgttttaattatggGTAAATAGTTTATGTACTGAAAACACAAAATATTTCTATATCTATCcaataagaaattattatgtatggtattttacattatttgttttaattttgtattataaaatgtctgaaaaattaattttaaatataataataataattttaataaactattttataaataaataaaatattttattcttacatTCATGTCAATTATATGCCGCCCCTGCGATCTGGAGTGCATTCATGTCAACCATATGCAGCTCTCATTACAGAGATTCGTTCCTTTAAGCAAAAACTGTGAAAACCCTAGTGTCCTTTTTCCAGTTATCCTTATGCTGTTTTattgtgttaatatttaattttgtaatctaattttaaaactatgtgattttcaagaaaaaataacagaaaaaccaGATCCAGGTCCCATTTCTCTCACACTTTTCATGGTGGAAACAAGATAGCCAATTGGTTAGCAAAGCAAGGTGGCCAATCCTCGCTCAGTTTTTAGACTTGTGACCAGTGTCCACTGCCGTTAGTCTCACTACTTGCGGCTGATTTCTAGGTAATTTGTGACCTAGGCTTGTTTAGTTTTCTTGTGCctgcttctttttttctatttcccattgataaaaaaaatacttgaaaattaaatacattcaattaatattgattttacAGATAGTTAAGATTAAATACTATTTTACAGATAATTAAGATGataatgacaaaataaaatgattttacagATAGTGAAGATTATAATGGCATATAATAAAATGATGCACTGTAATAAGAGTCATATTGATTTCTTGCCAAATTTACGTGTACTGTGGTCAATACGCGTACAGATTAGGCGGTTTTTGTGCTAATTTCATCGATTCATTTGgcaaaatgcaatgcaattACCATTTTCGAGATCCGCACTCCACCCTTGTTAAATTTCACATGTCAACCGTGCGTTCGTTAATTCCCCAGCTATCAATGTTGGAGCTAATACTATTATCAATGTCACTTAAAAAATTCTAGAACTCTAACTATCTAAAAGTTTTCATGGTATATAATTAAAGCAGAAgattatataaaaatcaattgacattctttttatgtcattttataattattaaaaattaattaattttacaaaacacttttatttaataatttaacaactaTCAAGTGCCAATAAACAACTCTTAGTTTATTTTAGGAGAACGACTCCTGGTTAAAAATAGCTTTTTTGGTGGTTTatcaattttaagtttttaaatatttttaataactaatttatcgGTTAATTTAGTGAAAAATGTCATGTGTTTTgtaatacaataaaattttccatttttagatacttaaaattaattttaaggatCACCATCAACAAAaccatttaaagaaaaaaaaaacacaattataatttaattatcaaggttcacatataatttttttgtacattaagatttaattgttgttgttgtcaatgaattaaattatatttcttagaaggaattaaattatattaattgcattcttctttaattaattaattaagtaagtAATTATAGTTACCAAAATAAATGCTCCCTAATTAATGCCTTTTTAAATTACTACTATAAATtagctaaaataataataatcctgttaaattaaaattcatacatATCAGTCTTTGAATGTGGAAGTAGGAAAATtgtcaaatataataattactttaaagcaACTGGAGTAACTCTCTATTAACATTCTAGGCCAGACGGACAGATTCCGTTacactttaaaaaatttgtctCTTGCTTACCAAACTCGTCGAAATTATTGACCTACGAAAGTcatcgtatatgaactttctgAACACTGCTGCTTACaaagaatttttaatttgtagaaaTATAATATACTGATATCCACCGATCACCGCGCAGAGAAAAGAATTCCAAGATGCGCCCATAATTGGTCAAAGCCAAAAAGAGTAAGCAAGATGAGCAAATAGGCAAAGGATAAATCTAACGTaagttttttagtttataaCAATTTCTTAAGACATAAGAGAGTTATgttattaaaagaatttattgCATGTAGTATATcattattagttattaatagTAGAAACCACGTACTAGTGAGGGAAGTCTACACTGTGTCTGTCTCCATGTGCACCTTCCCACTTACGCAATAAATGTTTTCAATCTCACTCCATTTGTTTGCTTCTCTCTCAAATGTAATTATGTATGGCCCCATAAATTAGTATGACAAATGTTATCGGATATGTTTAGAGATAtagattaagaaattaatatatatatatatatatatatatatatatatatatatatatcagattatataatttttctgtaaattttattataatttttttagttgtttaatcGATGAGTTAAGAGTATTCGTTAGGGATATCCAACTAGCATTAGTGGTAATAGTTATGGTACAAATACAAACTATAAAACCATTTCACTAGCCTTAGCCTATGACATTCTactcccctctctctctctcttccctgaTTGATTCATAACTTCGCGGGTTAGGCTCAGACCCAATCTCTATTAGTATTATATATCCTGGTCTTAATTTTGATTGAAGCAAGCTAGCAGCCTGGCCCTTTAGATCTTGGAGGAACCAAATGGCTCCACTCTTGTACCTTGGTTTCAGAAGGGTGCTCCTGttctctcttcttttgttcttttttgtttctgtttGCTTCAGTGGTGTTTGCTCAGAACATCAACCAGAGAGCAAAGCCTTGTCTAGTGGTGGCAGCAACAGCAGAAGGAGAATGTTGTTGGAGTTTGATGCTGAAAAGGAAGAGTTTGAACAGCCCCCGAAAACGAAATCCACCAAAAACCAAACCAAGTTAATCAAGCCCACCACTAACCTCTCCTccaaaaaccaaaccaaaaccaTCAAATCCAATAACCTTAATTCCTCCAAAAACCAACTGAAGCTAGCCAAAACCAAAGCCGCCGCCGGCGACACCCTCACCAACACCACCGAGGTTGTTGCCGTGAAGAAACTGAACTCCACCACCTTAAAGTCCAAGAAGCTGAATTCCACATCCAAAGGATTAACGAAATCATCCTCATTGGATCTCGCGAAAACTAGTGGCGGCAAGAACAAAACGACAAAAGCCACCGCCACCAACAAGGACAAGGAAGTTACCAATAAAGTAACCAAGTTTTTGGATCAAACCGAATCCGACAAGCAGAGTAAGAAgactaacaacaacaacaagaaacaACAACAAGGGCAACCTAGTTGGGTGTTCGAAGACGAGGTGGACGATGATTTGGTTTCGGAGTTCAAAGATCTACCAATGAAGTTCCAACAAACACTAATCCCCGACCTGGAACGAATCTCCACAACCTCAAAAGCCTACATAACAAAAGCCAACAAAGAGATCACGAGAGGGTTCAAACCCTACGTTGGCAACAAGTACGCACCCACCATCACCACTTTACTCTCTTGCGCATTCGCTTTGATCCCTTTGCTTTTAGTCTCACTCCTCTTCAACAAAATCAAAGCCTATTTCTCACTCCAAAAGCTCTTAATCTTCATCCAAGCCTACCTCGCCATCTACTTCACCATTCTCTGTCTTTCTTCCTTCGTCACTGGTCTTGAACCTCtcaggtttttctactctacttcGCGGTCCACGTATCTTTCCCTGCAGGTTCTTCAAACTCTCGCTTACGTTCTCTACCTTTTGCTACTCCTCATGTACCTCGTTTTGGTGTTCTCAACTGATTCTGGGCTGGGCTCCAAGTTCTTGGGCCTGGCTCAAACTTTTGTGGGCTTTGCCATCGGGTTGCATTATTACGTGACCGTGTTTCACAGGGTTGTGTTGAAGCAACCGCCGAAGACAAATTGGAAGATTCACGCGATTTATGCCACGTGTTTTTTCCTCATTTGTGTCATTGCTAGAGCTGATAGAAGGAAGAAGACCTACTTGGAAGAAGGTGGAGAAGAGGgcaagaaaaattgaaattagtcAAACTAGTAATTAGCTATGCCTACATTTTcggtttaattttcttaattaaaatttcagatTATCCAAAGCAACATATACCAATCTTGTTCTGTTGTAGCGAAATTAAATGCCGTAAGGCTTTTGGCTTTTGTGTCTACCAGCATTCAAATTCGttccataaaaataaattgaggtGATGACTATATAATTGTATTATTGTGGAATGCATTATTCTgaatgatatataatatatttatatagtatCACTTTACATCCTTAGTACTTGATTTCTGAACTCTTGGTTATTTGTTCTCTCTGTATGatttaatatttacattttagAGGGTAGGCCTATATATTTCACTGTTCCCTCATGCATTTTAACTCCATGTCTTTTTGCGTAATAACTTTGGCATTACATTTCAAGCAATTTTAGCACTGTTCGGCtaaatttggatttggatttaaaaaattaagatttctAGTACATGGACTCTACCTctcctttatttaatttttattatgcatGCAAAAGTGCAGaatctttttttgctttcgtgAACATGGtttcctccccccccccccccccccccactaaatgaatacactttttttttcacatcAAATAACAACTTTAGTAGTTCTAATTTTCTCCCCCATTAATAACAGCAAGAATATGTTACAGAGTTCATATTTATGACGCAAGTACATCTGTGGTTTACTATATCCAATTGATGTTACGTCCACAAAGTTACAAGCAAATAAATGCGCGCAGAACAATTACATTTACACATCTTTTTCCAATTCAGTTACAAAttacaacaattattttttatttaataacataACCCCTTAAATGAATGTTCTTataaatcacacacacacaaacttaCGTGCACATTTTGTCCTATGTCTCCGGCGTGAAACAGGAAAGAGAGGTGCATGGGAGAGGCTATGATAGTAATTTAAGCGTAGCACCGACGGTTTATGATAACCATATGTGTCGGTGGTGTAATGTAAAGAGGACAAGTGGCTTTAGCCATTTGGAGTATGACAGAAAACTTAAGAAGAATTTCAAGCTCCCTGGCCTTCACATTTCTagtccttttattttcttagccAGAACAGTACTAACAAAGAAATCTCACAGTGGATGCATggctaagaaaataaaaaatcctgcGTCCATTTTGGGTCCTTGCCAATTCATTATTCATTAACTTGGCCATCCGATTAGTTGCAAGTCGTTTTCTATGGAAGTGAGTGTGGTAGTCACTGACTCACTGTCATGTGGAAAAGGGGTTGGCACTTTCATGACCAACATTAGTCAATTCTCGTCGATTACTACTGCTGTCTGTTTCCAAAATTTCTAACCAAACACACTCTTTTCGTAATATACATTCATTGCATAAATCTGTGAATAATGTTGGTGTACTGTTTAATTCCTTAAAAGGGATTAATCAGGCGCAGTGTGCCTTCACCTAAACCCAAAGTCATGTTTCATTGCCAAACATGATGACTTCTTAATCCGTCTTTACTTTGAATgaattatttagttttatttaaaaataaaattaaagggaaattttttttatttaattttttaaagaataattatAATGAGATTTAATAAGAAATTTGTAACTTCAAAGTGTCTTTTTTTGCTTAAATGTATTTTGATTTCggttaaagataaaattcatcataatttataaaataaaaaagagagcaCATTAGACATGTTTAAGGATCTATTTAGATGAACTTATCAATAAACATTTATGGGAGAAGAAAATATACATGTAAAATGAGTTTagttttttataagttaaagtCAATTGatatacatgattttttttattaaatctttCGTCAatctaatttctttaaattttggaatgcattgatttttatttgtgacaaaaatttattatattttcttttgttgaattgatcaaaaaatatttaaagaggACTTAAAAGTTAAGGGTGAGTTTGGTTGCATCTAAATTAGTGAGAGGaggaaagaaaggaagagagatgaGCAAATAACTTGATATATAAGGTGATTTGGTTGCACTAACTTGTAcataaatttttagaaaaaaaagtaggccccacatgttttattttcttctctcaaGTGATaagatttgaagagaaataaaactTTTTACTTTATTGTCCTCtcgttttctctctttctttcttcttttatccATGTAAGCTCTGTTGTGTATCGTGATTCGTCATTTTTATTGGAACTCTTCATCTTCATGGAGATCTATCACGACAACAAATGTTGTGACTATCGTTGGACTCCTCCAAATTGCACAAATCTTTTCCTTGTCTAGATCTTTCATGACGATGGATGTCGTGATTATCATCAAATCACACAACTTCACCTTGTTGTCGTGGCTAGGGATGTTGCGATGGAATTTGCACTTTGTGTGCATGGGCCGATTTGTTTGTTGGTGGAAACATCCTCCGATGTGTTTTGCGATTTGAATACTATTTTGTTGAGATCTATTTTACCATGTTAATTTTGTtggaaaaattacaattaattgggacattattttataaaatatgaatacaaAGAGAGCAAAAAGTGATTAACACAAGcaaaaaaaagatgaagacCTCACGATGGAGTCTATCCTCCCTGATAGTGTCAatgggataaaaaaaaaatcattgtatttacggttaaaaggaaaaaaaatcatattactctatttttttaaatattaatcttGTGAGGGTAAGTGGTTTTTCTCTGTTCCTTCCTTACTCAATCTCTTGTTCTAGCATAAGATTTTTTATCCTTCAAACTTCAAGTTGTTGAAGTAGAATGTCTCTTAAAATTGTCTAGATTGAAGgatcaatattaattatatgttttatcTGTTTCAATTCCTTTACTATTGTATACTTTTTACTTTATATGAGGATTTTTATGGTCATAGAGTagtacttgatttttttttaatatttttcttaacattTCAAAAAGTAATTTCTTGAACACAAAacattattctaaaaaatactttctagaatgttaaaaataaaattatgttcaaaaagcatttttcagaacattaaaaaaaaatcataattcagGATAGTATATTCCaggacaatattttttattaatgttgagTATAAAGGGTatatatgacaaaaaaattaaatgagtgTATTTAgctaaagagaaagtgtaaatAGCAAAAGCTAATAATAAACACCATAGCAAATGGgccctaatttttaaaaaatttagagttGCTATTGGCACCTGTCTTTATACTCActccctatatttttttttttgaaatttccatAATACAACGTTAAGAATTAGGGATTCTAATTTATAATAGAAAAgtagattatttatttatttattttacttaaataaaatcttaaaattttcatttattctaAACTAAAATTTTAGGAAATATTTATGTATGAAATGATTTGAATGATGTAAGTTTTTacagaaatattaaaattttgattaaagaTGTCGAAATATAGGAAgtaagattaattattatataggaataaaatttagaaacatTTTAGTTATAAgtgaaatatgaattttttgaaGCACAATTGTTTATCACAATTTCTCAGATTCTCAGATGTAAAACTTTGAAGAATCGTTATTTAGCACATATATCAACAACACTTTTTGGCACCCGACATCAAAATTTCCTTTAGTCAGTTTTATGACTACAGGTTTGGTATTCATAATTTAATGGTCcaaactttttatgtttttattttatcaacttataaaaagataaaattaacggTAGAGAATTTCCTTCTATTCTCTGTCTGCACTCTGCATGGAATCTAATTCTCGCTTTGACACagcttattttaatttatcgaTTTTTCTAATGCATGGTCACGTATGACGGTATAaggattaagaaaataaaaataaaaatttgaaatttaaagaaaatatttatcatattaaaggtataaaactaatttaatattttttaaagtgacttaaaatgtttaataaagtatattcaatattaatcaatttaacGAGTATGTAATCGAAActgttattctattttattttcgaGATTAACAAAGTGAAAAAGGTTGGATATCGACATAAATTTTATGTGCTTATTTTTTAACCTAATGATGAT
This region includes:
- the LOC114380767 gene encoding uncharacterized protein LOC114380767; translation: MAPLLYLGFRRVLLFSLLLFFFVSVCFSGVCSEHQPESKALSSGGSNSRRRMLLEFDAEKEEFEQPPKTKSTKNQTKLIKPTTNLSSKNQTKTIKSNNLNSSKNQLKLAKTKAAAGDTLTNTTEVVAVKKLNSTTLKSKKLNSTSKGLTKSSSLDLAKTSGGKNKTTKATATNKDKEVTNKVTKFLDQTESDKQSKKTNNNNKKQQQGQPSWVFEDEVDDDLVSEFKDLPMKFQQTLIPDLERISTTSKAYITKANKEITRGFKPYVGNKYAPTITTLLSCAFALIPLLLVSLLFNKIKAYFSLQKLLIFIQAYLAIYFTILCLSSFVTGLEPLRFFYSTSRSTYLSLQVLQTLAYVLYLLLLLMYLVLVFSTDSGLGSKFLGLAQTFVGFAIGLHYYVTVFHRVVLKQPPKTNWKIHAIYATCFFLICVIARADRRKKTYLEEGGEEGKKN